The following proteins come from a genomic window of Lolium rigidum isolate FL_2022 chromosome 5, APGP_CSIRO_Lrig_0.1, whole genome shotgun sequence:
- the LOC124652139 gene encoding PTI1-like tyrosine-protein kinase 3, with product MRRWFCCTQFHASYREQQHEFPSSPDEKEENGFASKSDPTKAPPPIEIPEMSLDELKEKTGNFGSKALIGEGSYGRVYYATLDSGKHVAVKKLDTSAESDNDFLTQLSIVSRLKHENFVEMLGYCVKGNERLVVYEFATMGSLHDILHGRKGVPGAQPGPALDWLERVKIAIDAAKGLAYLHEKVQPSIVHRDIRSSNVLLFEDYRAKVADFNLSNQSPDMAARLHSTRVLGTFGYHAPEYAMTGQLTQKSDVYSFGVVLLELLTGRKPVDHTMPRGQQSLVTWATPRLTEDTVKQCIDPRLKGEYPPKGVAKLAAVAALCVQYESEFRPSMSIVVKALSPLLQHKPQPPPAAAPDTTA from the exons ATGCGCCGCTGGTTTTGCTGCACCCAGTTTCATGCTTCGTATCGTGAGCAGCAACATGAATTTCCTTCCAGCCCAGACGAGAAAGAAG AAAATGGGTTTGCCTCCAAAAGTGATCCCACAAAAGCACCTCCTCCCATTGAGATACCTGAAATGTCACTTGATGAACTGAAAGAAAAGACAGGCAATTTTGGGTCAAAAGCTTTGATCGGCGAAGGATCATACGGGAGAGTGTATTATGCTACTCTAGACAGCGGAAAACATGTTGCTGTTAAAAAGCTTGATACTTCAGCTGAGTCTGATAACGATTTTTTGACACAG CTCTCAATCGTGTCGAGATTGAAGCATGAAAATTTTGTGGAAATGCTTGGCTACTGTGTGAAAGGAAATGAACGTCTGGTGGTCTATGAATTTGCTACAATGGGTTCCCTACATGATATCTTGCATG GAAGGAAAGGTGTCCCTGGTGCACAGCCTGGCCCAGCACTTGACTGGTTGGAGCGGGTAAAAATTGCTATAGATGCTGCTAAAGGACTAGCATATCTTCATGAGAAGGTTCAACCTTCGATAGTCCATCGGGACATACGGTCTAGCAATGTCCTTCTATTTGAGGACTACAGAGCGAAAGTTGCAGATTTTAATCTTTCAAATCAGTCTCCTGATATGGCTGCTCGTTTGCATTCCACCCGTGTCCTTGGAACATTTGGCTATCATGCTCCTGA GTATGCCATGACTGGTCAGCTAACTCAGAAAAGTGATGTATATAGCTTTGGAGTTGTTCTTTTAGAGCTTCTAACAGGAAGGAAACCGGTAGATCATACAATGCCTAGAGGTCAGCAGAGTCTAGTTACATGG GCAACACCTCGTTTGACCGAGGATACAGTTAAACAATGTATTGATCCAAGGTTGAAGGGCGAGTATCCCCCAAAAGGTGTTGCCAAG CTTGCTGCTGTGGCAGCGCTCTGCGTGCAGTACGAATCCGAGTTCAGACCCAGCATGAGCATTGTCGTCAAGGCACTCTCTCCCCTTCTTCAGCACAAACCTCAACCTCCACCAGCCGCCGCTCCTGATACAACGGCTTGA
- the LOC124657329 gene encoding PTI1-like tyrosine-protein kinase 3: MRGKRKEENGFASKSDPTKPPPPIEVPEMSLDELKKKTDDFGPKALIGEGSYGRVYYAILDSGKHVAVKKLDTSSETEPDNEFLTQLSIASRLKHENFMEMLGYCVEGNQRLVAYEFATMGSLRDILHGRKGVPGAQPGPALDWMQRVKIAIDAAKGLEYLHEKTQPSIVHRDIRSCNVLLFEDYGAKVADFTLSHQSPDMAARLHSTRVLGTFGYQAPEYAMAGQVTQKSDVYSFGVVLLELLTGRKPLDNAMPRGQRSLVIWATPRLTEDTVKECVDPRLKGEYPPKGVARLAAVAALCVQYEPENRPSMSIVVKALTPLFQHKPQPPPAAPSDTRNG; this comes from the exons ATGCGTGGAAAGAGGAAAGAAG AAAATGGGTTTGCTTCCAAAAGTGACCCAACAAAACCACCTCCTCCAATTGAAGTACCTGAAATGTCACTTGATGAACTGAAAAAAAAGACCGACGATTTTGGGCCAAAAGCTTTGATCGGTGAAGGATCATATGGCAGAGTGTACTATGCTATTCTAGATAGCGGAAAACATGTTGCTGTTAAAAAGCTCGATACTTCATCAGAAACTGAGCCCGATAATGAATTTCTTACACAG CTCTCGATTGCATCAAGATTAAAGCATGAAAATTTTATGGAAATGCTTGGCTACTGCGTGGAAGGAAATCAACGTCTGGTGGCTTATGAATTTGCTACGATGGGTTCTCTACGTGATATTTTACATG GAAGAAAAGGTGTCCCTGGTGCACAGCCTGGCCCAGCACTTGACTGGATGCAGCGGGTCAAAATTGCTATAGATGCTGCTAAAGGGCTAGAATATCTTCATGAGAAGACTCAACCTTCGATAGTCCATCGAGACATACGGTCTTGCAATGTCCTTCTATTTGAGGACTACGGAGCGAAAGTTGCAGATTTTACTCTTTCACATCAGTCTCCTGATATGGCTGCTCGTTTGCATTCCACCCGGGTCCTTGGAACCTTCGGCTATCAGGCTCCTGA GTATGCCATGGCTGGCCAGGTAACTCAGAAAAGTGATGTATATAGCTTTGGAGTTGTTCTTTTAGAGCTTCTGACAGGAAGGAAACCATTAGATAATGCAATGCCTAGAGGTCAGCGAAGTCTAGTTATATGG GCAACGCCTCGCTTGACTGAGGATACAGTAAAAGAATGTGTTGACCCCAGGTTGAAGGGAGAGTATCCCCCAAAAGGCGTTGCCAGG CTTGCAGCAGTGGCAGCACTCTGCGTGCAGTACGAACCCGAGAACAGGCCTAGCATGAGCATTGTCGTCAAGGCACTCACTCCCCTTTTTCAGCATAAACCTCAACCTCCACCAGCTGCTCCTTCTGATACACGCAACGGCTGA